In one Mustela lutreola isolate mMusLut2 chromosome 8, mMusLut2.pri, whole genome shotgun sequence genomic region, the following are encoded:
- the GPR162 gene encoding probable G-protein coupled receptor 162, with protein MARGGAGAEEASLRSNALSWLACGLLALLANAWIILSISAKQQKHKPLELLLCFLAGTHILMAAVPLTTFAVVQLRRQASSDYDWNESICKVFVSTYYTLALATCFTVASLSYHRMWMVRWPVNYRLSNAKKQALHAVMGIWMVSFILSTLPSIGWHNNGERYYARGCQFIVSKIGLGFGVCFSLLLLGGIVMGLVCVAITFYQTLWARPRRARLARRAGVGGGAKGGGAGGLGTRPAFEVPAIVVEDARGKRRSSLDGSESAKTSLQVTNLVSAIVFLYDSLTGVPILVVSFFSLKSDSAPPWMVLAVLWCSMAQTLLLPSFIWSCERYRADVRTVWEQCVAIMSEEDGDDDGGCDDYADGRVCKVRFDANGATGPGGRDPSQVKLLPGRHMLFPPLERVHYLQVPLSRRLSHDETNIFSTPRAPGSILHKWSSSDDIRVLPVQSRALGGPPEYLGRRQRLEDEEEAEGGGLASLRQFLEGGMLGSGGGPPRDPGFFREEITTFIDETPLPSPTASPGPSPRRPRPLGLSPRRLSLGSPDNRAVGLPLGLSAGRRCSLTGGEGSARPWGGSWGPGNPIFPQLTL; from the exons ATGGctcggggaggggcaggggcagaggaggccTCCCTGCGCTCAAACGCCTTGTCCTGGCTGGCCTGTGGGCTCCTGGCGCTGCTGGCCAATGCCTGGATCATTCTTAGCATCTCGGCCAAGCAGCAGAAGCACAAGCCACTGGAGTTACTGCTCTGCTTCCTGGCGGGCACGCACATACTCATGGCGGCCGTGCCCCTTACCACCTTCGCCGTGGTACAGCTGCGGCGCCAGGCCTCCTCCGACTACGACTGGAATGAGAGCATCTGCAAGGTGTTCGTGTCCACCTACTACACCCTGGCCCTGGCCACCTGCTTCACAGTCGCCTCACTCTCCTACCACCGCATGTGGATGGTGCGCTGGCCCGTCAACTACCGCCTCAGCAACGCCAAGAAGCAGGCACTGCACGCGGTCATGGGCATCTGGATGGTCAGCTTCATCCTCTCTACACTGCCCTCCATCGGCTGGCACAACAACGGCGAGCGCTACTACGCCCGCGGCTGCCAGTTCATAGTCTCCAAGATCGGCCTGGGTTTTGGTGTCTGCTTCAGCCTCTTGCTCCTTGGGGGCATTGTCATGGGGCTGGTCTGTGTGGCCATCACCTTCTACCAGACGTTGTGGGCCCGGCCCCGAAGGGCGCGGCTGGCCcggagagcaggggtggggggtggggccaaggggggtggggccggggggcTGGGGACCCGGCCGGCCTTCGAGGTGCCAGCCATCGTGGTGGAGGATGCCCGAGGGAAGCGGCGGTCCTCGCTGGATGGCTCCGAGTCAGCCAAGACATCCCTGCAGGTCACCAACTTGGTCAGCGCCATCGTCTTTCTCTATGACTCGCTCACAGGGGTGCCCATCCTG GTGGTGAGCTTCTTCTCCCTTAAGTCGGACTCGGCTCCGCCCTGGATGGTGCTGGCGGTGCTGTGGTGTTCCATGGCACAGACGCTGCTGCTGCCCTCCTTCATCTGGTCCTGCGAGCGCTACCGCGCTGACGTGCGCACGGTGTGGGAGCAGTGCGTGGCCATCATGTCCGAAGAGGATGGCGATGACG ATGGAGGCTGTGATGACTATGCAGACGGCCGAGTGTGCAAAGTGCGCTTTGATGCTAATGGTGCCACAGGACCAGGGGGCAGGGACCCTTCCCAGGTGAAGCTGCTGCCTGGAAGGCACATGCTCTTTCCCCCTCTTGAGAGGGTCCACTACTTACAG gtCCCTCTGTCCCGCCGTCTGTCCCACGATGAGACCAACATCTTCTCTACTCCTCGGGCACCAGGCTCCATCCTGCATAAGTGGTCATCCTCTGATGACATCCGGGTCCTTCCGGTTCAGAGCCGAGCCCTGGGGGGCCCTCCTGAGTACCTGGGGCGAAGACAAAGGCTGGAGGATGAGGAAGAAGCTGAAGGTGGGGGGCTGGCCAGCCTTCGCCAATTCCTGGAGGGTGGGATGTTGGGGTCAGGTGGGGGACCCCCACGGGATCCTGGCTTCTTCCGGGAAGAGATCACCACCTTCATTGATGAGACACCTCTGCCTTCTCCGACTGCTTCGCCAGGGCCCTCTCCTCGCCGGCCCAGGCCCCTGGGCCTCTCACCCCGCAGGCTCTCCCTTGGGTCCCCTGACAATAGAGCCGTTGGACTTCCTTTGGGGTTGAGTGCAGGGAGACGCTGCTCCCTGACAGGAGGTGAGGGGAGTGCAAGACCTTGGGGAGGATCCTGGGGCCCAGGTAATCCCATTTTCCCCCAGCTGACCCTCTGA